In Humulus lupulus chromosome 6, drHumLupu1.1, whole genome shotgun sequence, a single genomic region encodes these proteins:
- the LOC133781860 gene encoding auxin-induced protein X10A-like gives MCPAMGRCNKIRHIVRIRQMLQQWRRKARIAAARAAPSDVPAGHVVVCVGSSSRRFIVRATHLNHPMFKNLLVQAEEEYGFANHGPLSIPCDEACFEEVLRVVTRSSDSGNSGRLLVSAEDFQRRCNVDIRKKKIEFFGESRPLLHELADKSVC, from the coding sequence ATGTGTCCGGCTATGGGAAGATGCAACAAGATCCGACACATTGTTCGGATCCGGCAAATGCTGCAGCAGTGGCGAAGGAAGGCTCGCATCGCCGCCGCACGCGCCGCACCATCGGACGTTCCTGCGGGACACGTGGTGGTCTGCGTCGGGAGCAGCTCGAGGAGGTTCATCGTCCGAGCGACGCATCTGAACCATCCGATGTTCAAGAACCTTCTGGTCCAAGCCGAGGAGGAGTACGGCTTCGCTAACCACGGTCCGCTCTCGATCCCCTGCGACGAGGCTTGCTTCGAGGAGGTCCTCCGAGTCGTGACTCGCTCCTCCGATTCCGGTAACTCGGGCCGGTTACTCGTCAGCGCCGAGGATTTCCAGAGACGATGCAACGTGGACATCAGAAAGAAGAAGATCGAGTTCTTCGGCGAATCTCGGCCGTTGCTTCATGAGTTGGCTGATAAATCAGTCTGTTga